From Micromonospora auratinigra:
CATGTCGACCGTGGCGCTGGCCATCGGCCTGGTCGTCGGCAACCTGATCCACCCCGGGTCGGGGCTGCACCTCAACGAGGCGCTCGCCGGTGCGGGCCAGAAGGCGGCCGGCGGGGAGTCCGAGGGGACTGTCGACTTCCTGCTCGGCATCATCCCGACCACGCTCTTCTCCGCGCTCACCCAGGGTGACGTGCTGCCGGCGCTGCTGGTGGCCCTGCTGGTCGGCTTCGCGGTGCAGAGCCTCGGCCGGCGCGGTGAGCCGGTGATCAACGCGATCGGCGCGCTGCAGCGGGTCGTCTTCAAGGTGCTCGCGATGATCATGTGGCTGGCCCCGATCGGCGCGTTCGGCGCGATCGCCGCGGTGGTCGGCGCGACCGGCGTGGACGCGCTGACCAGCCTGGCCCAGATCATGCTCGGCTTCTACGCCACCTGCCTGATCTTCGTGCTGGTGGTGCTCGGCTCGCTGCTCTGGCTGGTGTCCCGGATCTCGATCTTCTCGCTGCTGCGCTACCTGGGTCGGGAGTTCCTGCTGATCCTGTCGACCTCCTCGTCGGAGTCGGCGCTGCCCCGGCTGATCGCCAAGATGGAGCACGTCGGGGTGGGTCGGCCGGTCGTCGGCATCACCGTGCCGACCGGTTACTCCTTCAACCTCGACGGCACCGCCATCTACCTGACCATGGCCTCGCTCTTCATCGCCGACGCGCTGGGCAAGCCGCTGGCGGTCGGCGAGCAGATCGGCCTGCTCGCCTTCATGATCATCGCCTCGAAGGGCGCGGCCGGGGTGACCGGCGCGGGCCTGGCCACGCTCGCCGGTGGGCTCCAGTCGCACCGGCCGGACCTGGTCGACGGGGTGGGCCTGATCGTCGGCATCGACCGGTTCATGTCGGAGGCCCGGGCGCTGACCAACTTCGCCGGCAACGCCGTGGCGACCGTGCTGGTCGGCACCTGGACCGGGGACTTCGACCGGGAGCAGGCCCGGGCGGTGCTGGCCGGCGAGCGTCCCTTCGACGAGACCACCATGCAGGACGACGACCGGGCCGACGTGCCGGCCGACGGCACCGAGGCGGACACCCGGGTGGCACAGCCGGCGGCGCGCTGACCGCCCGGGCGCGGACCGTGGATCCCGGGCCGGATCCACGGTCCGCTGCCTTTCTCCCCAGGTCCCGTACCGGTAACGCTAGGTGTCGACGGGAGGTCGGGCAAGGGCCGTCAGGCGGGTCTGCGTTGTCGAATAGTGGACTTGACCTGCGGGTCAGGGCTGGAAGCCCCGGGGCGTTCCCGGTGACGCAGCGTGCGATCGGTGGTGCGGTGTCGGCCGTTCGTGGGCGGTGTCGCACCGGCCCGGTATCGTCGCGACGACGACAACGACGGTGGGACGGGCGGGTCATGGAGTTCGGTACGCGGGAGGTCGGGCCGGACCGGGTGGTCCTCGCCCCGACCGGCGATCTCGACCTGGCCGTCGCGCCGGCCTTCGACCGCGCGGTGGACGTCCTGCTGGATCGGCCAGGTGTGGTCGAGATCGTGGTCGACCTCACCGGCGTGCCGTTCCTCGACTCCAGCGGGGTGGCCGCCCTGCTCCGGGCCGCCGCCGAGGCGGTCGGTCGCGGCGCCACCCTGCGGGTGACCGATCCGCAGCCGACCGTGCTCCGGGTGCTCCGGATCACCGCCGTCGACGTCCTGCTCGGCGTCGCCGGGGACGGGCCCGCACCGGAGTCCGGCCGGCGGCTGGGCTGAGCCCGGCGCGGGGCCCGGCCCGCCGCGCGACAGCAGGGAAGGAGCCGGTCAGGCCAGGCCGAGCAGCTGGGCCGCGGCCCGCCCGTTGGCGTGGCTGGCGCCGTACGTGGTGACGAAGGCGCGCGCCCCCGCCGGCCGCCACGCGCCGGGCCAGCCCATCTCGACCACGGCCACCGGATGGGTGGCGGCCAGCGCCTCCACCAGCTCCCGGGCCCCGGGCAGCCGGTGCAGGTGGCGGCCGACCAGCACGATCGGCCGGTCACCGGCGCGTCCGCGCAACTGGGCCGGGTCGGTCTCGCCGGCGACCGCGCGGACCTGCTCGGCACCGGCGAGGTGCGGGGCCAGCCCCCACGGCACCCGCCCCTCGGCGATGGTGCTGGTGGCGTGCACCTGCACCACCAGTGGGGTGCCCAGGCCGGCGAGGTCGCCCTCGACGCGTACCGCCCGCAGGGCGGCGGCGTAGCCGAGCCCGTCGACCGCCGGGGCCGCCCCGTCGCCGGGGCCGGTGGTGGCGGCCAGCGCGGCGGCCCGGGCGGCGGCCTGCTCCACCCGCGCCCGCTCCAGCCGGCCGTCGCCGAGCGCGCCGACGATCTCCCCGACCACCCGCTCGACCAGCGCGGCGTCGACCGTGGACCCGATGCAGAGCAGGTCGGCACCGGCGGCCAGGGCGCGGACCGCGGCGGGACCCACCCCGCCGGCGGCGAGCGCGGCGCCCTTCATCTCCAGCGCGTCGGTGATCACCGTGCCGGTGAAGCCGTACTCGCGGCGCAGCAGGTCGACCAGGACCGCCCGGCTGAA
This genomic window contains:
- a CDS encoding cation:dicarboxylate symporter family transporter; translated protein: MADDRVPEPGPVVPSERRPVAGEGEPPGADPVPEPARRRDRTRYLYLAVIVAVLAGIAVGLLFPDFATSLKPLGTGFVNLIKMMIGPVIFCTIVLGVGSVRRATQVGKVGGLALGYFLIMSTVALAIGLVVGNLIHPGSGLHLNEALAGAGQKAAGGESEGTVDFLLGIIPTTLFSALTQGDVLPALLVALLVGFAVQSLGRRGEPVINAIGALQRVVFKVLAMIMWLAPIGAFGAIAAVVGATGVDALTSLAQIMLGFYATCLIFVLVVLGSLLWLVSRISIFSLLRYLGREFLLILSTSSSESALPRLIAKMEHVGVGRPVVGITVPTGYSFNLDGTAIYLTMASLFIADALGKPLAVGEQIGLLAFMIIASKGAAGVTGAGLATLAGGLQSHRPDLVDGVGLIVGIDRFMSEARALTNFAGNAVATVLVGTWTGDFDREQARAVLAGERPFDETTMQDDDRADVPADGTEADTRVAQPAAR
- a CDS encoding STAS domain-containing protein, whose product is MEFGTREVGPDRVVLAPTGDLDLAVAPAFDRAVDVLLDRPGVVEIVVDLTGVPFLDSSGVAALLRAAAEAVGRGATLRVTDPQPTVLRVLRITAVDVLLGVAGDGPAPESGRRLG
- a CDS encoding glycoside hydrolase family 3 N-terminal domain-containing protein, whose amino-acid sequence is MGPDPGLRRLALGTLLAAYPGPVPPDWAVDLLAEGLAGHTLFGTNVHDPAQLAATTAALRAGRPDVIVAIDEEGGDVTRLAHATGSPYPGNAALGAVDDPGLTRQVYAAIGAELAALGITLDLAPTVDVNTADENPVIGTRSFGADPLRVAVHSAAAVAGLQSTGVAACAKHFPGHGATVADSHHELPTVDASPAVLRERDLPPFAAVIDAGVRAIMTAHIRVPALTGDGPATFSRAVLVDLLRREYGFTGTVITDALEMKGAALAAGGVGPAAVRALAAGADLLCIGSTVDAALVERVVGEIVGALGDGRLERARVEQAAARAAALAATTGPGDGAAPAVDGLGYAAALRAVRVEGDLAGLGTPLVVQVHATSTIAEGRVPWGLAPHLAGAEQVRAVAGETDPAQLRGRAGDRPIVLVGRHLHRLPGARELVEALAATHPVAVVEMGWPGAWRPAGARAFVTTYGASHANGRAAAQLLGLA